From the genome of Trichocoleus desertorum ATA4-8-CV12:
TCCTGGTGTTCATGGCGCGGTGGAACCACACTGACCCATCTCGAACTCAGAGGTGAAACGCTGCAGCGGCGACGATACTTTGGGGGTAGCCCCACGGGACAATAGCTCGATGCCAGGATAATATTAAGAACGAAGAGAGAGGGGAGAGTACAAAGCTCCTCTCTCTTTTGTTTATGCCTCTTTGTACGTACTATTCCAGCTCTTGTGAGATACTCCTCGCTATGACAGTTATTTCAAAAGTTCCTTTTGGCTTTAACTGCTTGTAGGTTTTTGAAGGATGAGTAAAAACTGGGGTTGTAGTTCTTAGTGTTTAAAGTGTTGCATGAACAAGCATTTCGGTTTTGTTGTATTGGGTGTTGTGACATTTGTTCTTGCTATAGCGATCGCTGCTTGTAGTTCTATTAACTTAAACGCTGAGTTTTCAACCTCAACACCTCAAAACCAGCCAGTTGCTTTAACAATATCAGCGGCAGCTAGCCTCACAGATGTGATGGAAGAAGTCAGGCTGGCTTGGCAGCAAGAAAGGCCAGATGTTGTTTTGACCTTTAACTTTGGTTCCTCTGGCTCCTTACAAGCTCAAATTGAACAAGGAGCACCTGTCGATATTTTTGTTTCTGCTGCCTCTAAGCAGATGGATGCTTTGCAGAAACAGGGATTGATTCTGACAGATACTCGAAAAAACCTTTTGACTAATCAAGTGGTTTTGATTGAGCCGAGAAATGCATCGGCTTTGAAAGATTTTTTTGGTCTTCGCAATGTAACTGTTCAACGGATAGCAATTGGTGACCCAGTGAGTGTACCCGTTGGGAAGTATAGCCAAGAAGTTTTGACTTCTCTAGGCATTTTTGAAGCAGTTAAGCCCAAATTGATTTTAACTAAAGATGTAAGGCAAGTTTTAAGTTATGTAGAAACAGGGAATGTAGATGCTGGAATCGTTTACCTAACGGATGCTAAAGGATCAGAACAAGTTAGGATTGTGGCGATCGCACCAGAAAAGTCTCATTCTCCAGTGGCTTATCCGATCGCAGTGCTGAGAGATAGTAAAAACATTGACGCTGCTCAGAAATTTGAACAGTTTTTATTTACTCAGCAGGCTAAAGCTGTATTTCAGAAACATGGGTTTGGTATTGCCGAGAATTGATGCTTTGATGGCAGGAGGTACAAGGATCATGCGATGGCGTTTGATTGGTCTCCGCTAGCGATTTCCTTAAAGACTGCCTCTGTAGCGACTGTAATTACTGGATATTTAGGAACTGTAGCAGCTTGGTGGTTATTCAACTATCAAGGTAAGGGAAAGGCATGGTTTGACGGTTTATTTACCCTGTCATTGGTATTGCCGCCCACTGTTGTTGGTTTCTTGTTGTTGCTGTTGTTTGGTAAGCATGGGCCAATTGGCCAAGTGCTACAATTCTTTGGTCTAAGTATTGTCTTCTCTTGGTTTGCCACAGTAATCGCTGCGACTGTAGTGGCTTTTCCTCTGATGTACCGAACGACCTTGGGTGCTTTTGAGCAAGTGGATGCTCACTTGATTCAAGCAGCCCGGACCCTGGGAGCGTCAGATTGGAGGATTTTCTGGCGAGTACTCATACCTTTGGCGTGGCCCGGTATGGTTGCGGGGCTGATTTTGGCCTTTGCGCGATCGCTGGGAGAATTTGGGGCCACGCTGATGTTGGCCGGGAATATTCCAGGACAAACCCAAACGATTCCAACTGCTATTTTCTTTGCAGTGGAGCAGGGGAATCGGTCGCAAGCTTTGATTTGGGTTGTAGTAGTAGTAGCGATCGCACTGCTAACCATTGCTAACCTCAACTACTGGTCTCAGCATCGGCTTTGGTCTGCACTCCACAGCCCAGGTTCGGAGCAGACGCAGTTGCCAGAGAGTCTCAAGTTGGACCGAGTTAGACGGATCAAACCAGCCGTACCAGAGACAAAAACTGTGCCTTTCAAGCCAGAGTTAGCGATCGCAATTTCTAAGCAGCTGTCTAATTTTTCTTTAGATGTTAGCTATGCAGCCGACCAAAAACCGCTGGGTTTGCTGGGTGCTTCAGGTTCCGGTAAGAGTATGACGCTACGCTGTATTGCTGGTCTTGAAACACCAACCGCTGGCCATATCGTGTTGAATGGTCGAGTGTTGTTTGACTCAAAGCATCAAATTAATCTTCCAAGCCAGCAGCGACAGGTGGGATTTCTCTTCCAGAACTACGCGCTTTTTCCTCACATGACGGTTGTGGAGAATATTGAATTTGGTCTGCACAACTTGTCCAAAGCTGAGCGTGGAAGTAGAGTGGCTCGACACATTAGGATGATGCAGTTGCAAGGTTTAGAGCGGCGGTATCCGCATCAGTTGTCGGGAGGACAGCAGCAGCGAGTCGCACTAGCTAGGGCTTTGGCGATCGAACCGCAAATTTTGCTGTTGGATGAACCTTTCTCAGCGTTGGATACCCACCTTCGTAGTCAATTAGAAAAACACTTGCGAGAGATTCTAGCCAATTACTCGGGTGTCACTTTGTTTGTGACTCATAACTTAGAAGAAGCTTATCGGATTTGCCAAAATCTGGTGATTCTAGAAGCAGGAAAAGCGATCGCTCACGGCCCTAAAGCAGAAATTGTGGAACGCCCGACTACATTTGCGGTAGCCCAGTTAACGGGCTGTAAAAATTTCTCCCAAGCTGAAAGAGTAGGAACCCAAATAATTCGAGCAGTCAATTGGCATTGTTTGTTGCATGTGGTGGAGCCGATTCCTACTGGCGTGTCTATGGTTGGTATCCGGGCGCATCATATTACATTTATGACTGCTCCAGGGCAAAGCGATCGCGAGCAGGCTACTAATGATCAGAATATCTTTCCTTGCTGGCTGGCCCAAACTAGCGAAACGCCACACCGAATGACTCTCTACCTGAAACTGCATGCAGCTCCGACGGATGAACAGGACTATCATTTGCAGGCAGAAGTGTTTAAGGAGAAATGGTTATGGCTCAAAGACCAACCCCTCCCTTGGCACGTTTCTCTAGATGCATTGCAGCTGTTTCTGATGACTGGATGAGCTGCATTAGCTACCACGCAGAAGCAGGCAGAAACGGTTGTGCTAAAAGGAATGGGGTCGGCATGATCAGGCTACAGCTATAAAATTTATTGGCTCCTATGACTCCTGACGAGATTACGAATGCTTTAACGCAGCAATTTGGCTCTATAGTGCAGCGTTTAGAACCGGAAGCTTGGCAAGTTGAAATATCCAAGTTTCGCCTCCTCGTGCTGCTGTCGCAAGACCATACTTGGTTGAGAGTGCTAGTGCCGATCGCCCCTGCTCAAGAAGCTCAAGCTTTTACTGAACAGCTTTTAGAGGCAAATTTTGATGCGACTCAAGAGATTCGCTATGCTTTGCATCAAAACGTGTTGTGGGGAGTATTCCAGCATCGTCTAGAAAGCTTAGCAACAGCAGATTTGGTGGCCGCGATCGAGCGCTTGCAGTCCTTGCATGATCAAGGTTTATCTAAGCCCTTCAACGATCTTGTAGAAGTCAGAATTCGTCAAATTATCCATGTCGCAAAGCTGCAAGGACAATCCTTAGAATCAACTCTGCAAACTCTCAATCATTTTTATGAAGAGGGAATGATGGGAAATTTGGCTCAGGGAGCTACTAGCCGAGAAGAAGTGCTGACAGCTTGGCGGCGACAGTTGGAGCGTTTGTGGCCTGAGGTGCAGCCTTAATGGATATGGATGTTGTACAGATTCTGCGCGAAGACTATCAACGGTTTCCGGTTGACCAGACCTATAGTATCTATGCAGAAAATGTTTTCTTTCAAGATCCGCTCAATCGCTTCCGTGGGGTAGAGCGCTACAAGCAGATGATTGCTTTTCTAGAGCGTTGGTTTGCTGAGTTGCAAATGGATTTGCATGATATTCGACAAGAAGGTAACCAGATTAGAACTGAATGGACACTAAGGTGGCGATCGCCTCTGCCCTGGCAACCGAAGATCGCAATTTCAGGTTGGAGTGAATTGCAACTTGACTCATCAGGCTTGATCACCTCCCACGTCGATTATTGGCACTGTTCTCGTTGGGATGTGGTTAGGCAGCATTTTGGGGGAAGGGTGGAGAAGGAAGGATGAAGGATGAAGGATGAAAGTCAGGAGAAAGATGTTTAGCTCTGCTGTTCACGAAGCATAGGATGTAGCTTGCTTCTACGTAGCAGTGAGATGAAGTTGGAGTTTTGCCCGGATTTTGTGGGTAGGTAGAGTAGTGTCTAATGGTTGAGGGTGCTTGAAGACCAGCTGATAGGAACAACCATAGAACTGGTTGGTCTAAGGATTGCAGTGCGTGTTATTTGCAACACCTAGGAAATCCTTTTTTATCGGTTACATCTAGCCACAGTGCCCTTTGTTCTACAAAACTATGACGTGGATCTGCCGGGAGCATCCCCTGGATTTTCCAGCTGCCAAAAATTCTGCTAAAAGCTTAGAAACTACTCGGGTTTGTCACCATCTAACGGTCGGTTTACCGTTGGCACTAGCGGCACTCCTTTGTCCACAAGTAACAGTGGCACAAAACTTGAGGCTGCATTCTGCCCAAGTGTTGGCCTCCACAACTGGACTAGCAGTTCCTAGCTCTACAGAAGCACAATCAACGGATCGGGTTTGTCAAACCAGTGACAATCCCAGTTCTCCGACTCAACTAACCAGTTGGATGGGAAACTTAGTACAAGTCTCGACTTGGGTAGGAGATCCTGAAGTAGGTCTGACGCAACTCATTCAAGGCTTAGGTCCCCAGCTAGTGAGTTATTTTAATCCCAGTCCTTGGCCTACGATTAGCGATCGCGCTCAACAAGCCAGAGTACCCGTGGTCATGTATCACGATATTTTGCCAGAAAAGCAAGTCTTCTTTGATGTCACCCCTGAGGAGTTTGAACAACACCTGCAACTGATTCGAGAACGTGGATTAACACCAATTAGCCTCGATCAGTTAACTACACATCTGCGGACAGGGCTATCTCTACCAGAAAAGCCGATCTTATTGACCTTCGATGACGGTTACAGTGGTCACTACAAGCACGTTTATCCGTTACTCAAGAAATACGGTTACCCTGCCGTATTCTCTATCTACACCGCTAAGGTTGATAAAAAGCTGGGGCGCTCTAGCTTGAATTGGGAAGAGTTGCGACAAATGGCCGCAGATCCCCTGGTAACGATCGCGGCTCATAGTGTCACTCATCCCCCTGATCTCACTAAACTCACAGATGATCACTTAGCAACCGAGGTGGCAGAGTCGAAACGGCTCTTAGAAGCTGAATTAGGCATGCCAATTCGCTACTTTACGTATCCAGAAGGGAAATACGATGCACGGGTCGCTAAAGTGGTTCAGGACGTGGGCTACTTAGCAGCGTTCACAATGGATGATGTCGATGAGCGCTTTGCAGGTGAGTCTGAGAGCTTGTTGGCGATCGCTCGGTTTGGTCAGTCCCGCCTCCCCGATATCATTGACCAAGCTTGGGGCGGATCTCCTCTACCTAGTTGGAATCTAGGCTTTGATTTTTCTGCGCCAGTGCAACTGACTGAAACTACGATTGACGAGACTCCTTTCCGCTTCATTTCGGGTGGTAAACCGATTACGATTCACGCTAAGAGTCGTTATCAGGTGCCAGAAATCCTAGAAGGAACTCAGGCGATCGCAGCGGTGGATGGTGGTTTCTTCTCGCTCAAGTACTTGGACTCTAATGTGATGATTGGCCCTGTCATGAGTCAAAGCAGCGGGCGGTTTGTGCCAGGGAATAGAAGTGAAAATCGCAAGCTGGCGGGACGGCCTTTAGTCGTTATGAGTCCTCACGCTGCTAAGTTTATTCCCTTTAATGGAGAAAAGCACAATAGTTTAGAGGGCGTGCAAGCAGAGCTACCAGGTGCGACAGATGCTTTCGTAGCGGCGGCTTGGCTAGTCAAAGAGAACCAACCCCAACCTGCGAGTACCTTTGGTAGCCTATTTGATTTTGATGCCGTGCGTCACCGAGCCTTCTGGGGCATCAATCAAGCAGGTCAACCCACCATCGGCGTCTCGGTAGAGCCAATTGATTCGGTTTCCCTAGGAATTGCCTTAGAGAAAGCGGGCTTCCGTGATGCAGTGATGCTGGACTCTGGTGCTAGCACTTCCCTGGCTTATAAAGGCGAATCTTTAGTAGGCTATATTCCTCGTCCTGTGCCGCATGTGGTGGCGTTGGTGCCTTCTGACGCAGAAGCAAAGGCGGCTTGTACTTTGGCTTCTCGATAGGGCGATCGCTGCTGGTGAAGCTATGGCTTGGGGTGAGCGATCGCTGTTGGTGAGGGTCGTGCGTTACGGCTGTGCCTAACACACGCTACGGGTTTGGGGTTGGGCTAAGAGATTAGATGAAAAATTGCTACTAAAAAAGCTGGGCAGCATCTAAACTACCCAGCTTTTTTAGTTAAGAGTCAAACCTGTTAATTAGACAGTGACAGCTTTCTTGGTGGCACCACCCAGTTCGCCTTTGGCATACTTAGCAGCAAAATCATCCAGGGAAACAGGCTTGATCTTGCTAGCTTGACCTGCAGCACTAAAGGCTTGGTAGCGCTCAGCACAAACGTTTTGCATGTACTTGATAGAAGGCTTGAGGAAGTGACGAGGATCGAACTCCTCAGGCTTAGAAGCTAGCGCTTCACGCACCGCAGCGGTGATTGCCAAACGGTTGTCGGTGTCGATGTTCACTTTACGCACACCGCTCTTGATACCCTTTTGGATTTCTTCGAGGGGTACACCGTAGGTTTCAGGAATCTTACCGCCGTACTGGTTGATCAAAGCGATGAGATCTTCAGGTACAGAGGAGGAACCGTGCATGACCAAGTGGGTGTTGGGCAGGCGACGGTGGATTTCTTCAATGCGGCTGATGGCGAGGATTTCACCAGTGGGCTTACGGGTGAACTTGTAAGCACCGTGGCTGGTACCGATCGCAACTGCGAGGGCATCAACGCCAGTTTGCTCAACGAAGTCTACTGCTTCATCAGGGTCGGTCAAGAGTTGGTCATGGGAGAGGGTGCCCTCAAAACCGTGGCCATCTTCTTTGTCACCTTGGCCAGTTTCTAGAGAACCGAGGCAACCCAATTCACCTTCAACGCTGACGCCGATTGCGTGAGCAACTTCTACCACTCGGCGAGTCACTTCAACGTTGTACTCGTAGCTGGATGGAG
Proteins encoded in this window:
- a CDS encoding DUF2358 domain-containing protein, with translation MDVVQILREDYQRFPVDQTYSIYAENVFFQDPLNRFRGVERYKQMIAFLERWFAELQMDLHDIRQEGNQIRTEWTLRWRSPLPWQPKIAISGWSELQLDSSGLITSHVDYWHCSRWDVVRQHFGGRVEKEG
- the fba gene encoding fructose-bisphosphate aldolase class II (catalyzes the reversible aldol condensation of dihydroxyacetonephosphate and glyceraldehyde 3-phosphate in the Calvin cycle, glycolysis, and/or gluconeogenesis); protein product: MALVPMRLLLDHAAENGYGIPAYNVNNMEQIQAIMQAAHETDSPVILQASRGARKYAGEAFLRHLILAAVETYPDIPIAMHQDHGNSPATCYSAMSHGFTSVMMDGSLEADAKTPSSYEYNVEVTRRVVEVAHAIGVSVEGELGCLGSLETGQGDKEDGHGFEGTLSHDQLLTDPDEAVDFVEQTGVDALAVAIGTSHGAYKFTRKPTGEILAISRIEEIHRRLPNTHLVMHGSSSVPEDLIALINQYGGKIPETYGVPLEEIQKGIKSGVRKVNIDTDNRLAITAAVREALASKPEEFDPRHFLKPSIKYMQNVCAERYQAFSAAGQASKIKPVSLDDFAAKYAKGELGGATKKAVTV
- a CDS encoding polysaccharide deacetylase family protein, encoding MTWICREHPLDFPAAKNSAKSLETTRVCHHLTVGLPLALAALLCPQVTVAQNLRLHSAQVLASTTGLAVPSSTEAQSTDRVCQTSDNPSSPTQLTSWMGNLVQVSTWVGDPEVGLTQLIQGLGPQLVSYFNPSPWPTISDRAQQARVPVVMYHDILPEKQVFFDVTPEEFEQHLQLIRERGLTPISLDQLTTHLRTGLSLPEKPILLTFDDGYSGHYKHVYPLLKKYGYPAVFSIYTAKVDKKLGRSSLNWEELRQMAADPLVTIAAHSVTHPPDLTKLTDDHLATEVAESKRLLEAELGMPIRYFTYPEGKYDARVAKVVQDVGYLAAFTMDDVDERFAGESESLLAIARFGQSRLPDIIDQAWGGSPLPSWNLGFDFSAPVQLTETTIDETPFRFISGGKPITIHAKSRYQVPEILEGTQAIAAVDGGFFSLKYLDSNVMIGPVMSQSSGRFVPGNRSENRKLAGRPLVVMSPHAAKFIPFNGEKHNSLEGVQAELPGATDAFVAAAWLVKENQPQPASTFGSLFDFDAVRHRAFWGINQAGQPTIGVSVEPIDSVSLGIALEKAGFRDAVMLDSGASTSLAYKGESLVGYIPRPVPHVVALVPSDAEAKAACTLASR
- the modA gene encoding molybdate ABC transporter substrate-binding protein, with protein sequence MNKHFGFVVLGVVTFVLAIAIAACSSINLNAEFSTSTPQNQPVALTISAAASLTDVMEEVRLAWQQERPDVVLTFNFGSSGSLQAQIEQGAPVDIFVSAASKQMDALQKQGLILTDTRKNLLTNQVVLIEPRNASALKDFFGLRNVTVQRIAIGDPVSVPVGKYSQEVLTSLGIFEAVKPKLILTKDVRQVLSYVETGNVDAGIVYLTDAKGSEQVRIVAIAPEKSHSPVAYPIAVLRDSKNIDAAQKFEQFLFTQQAKAVFQKHGFGIAEN
- the modB gene encoding molybdate ABC transporter permease subunit, producing MAFDWSPLAISLKTASVATVITGYLGTVAAWWLFNYQGKGKAWFDGLFTLSLVLPPTVVGFLLLLLFGKHGPIGQVLQFFGLSIVFSWFATVIAATVVAFPLMYRTTLGAFEQVDAHLIQAARTLGASDWRIFWRVLIPLAWPGMVAGLILAFARSLGEFGATLMLAGNIPGQTQTIPTAIFFAVEQGNRSQALIWVVVVVAIALLTIANLNYWSQHRLWSALHSPGSEQTQLPESLKLDRVRRIKPAVPETKTVPFKPELAIAISKQLSNFSLDVSYAADQKPLGLLGASGSGKSMTLRCIAGLETPTAGHIVLNGRVLFDSKHQINLPSQQRQVGFLFQNYALFPHMTVVENIEFGLHNLSKAERGSRVARHIRMMQLQGLERRYPHQLSGGQQQRVALARALAIEPQILLLDEPFSALDTHLRSQLEKHLREILANYSGVTLFVTHNLEEAYRICQNLVILEAGKAIAHGPKAEIVERPTTFAVAQLTGCKNFSQAERVGTQIIRAVNWHCLLHVVEPIPTGVSMVGIRAHHITFMTAPGQSDREQATNDQNIFPCWLAQTSETPHRMTLYLKLHAAPTDEQDYHLQAEVFKEKWLWLKDQPLPWHVSLDALQLFLMTG